The Setaria italica strain Yugu1 chromosome IX, Setaria_italica_v2.0, whole genome shotgun sequence genome has a window encoding:
- the LOC101770556 gene encoding putative ripening-related protein 5, with amino-acid sequence MVSARAAAAMAIFVLVALSTSHMAFSLRPGAGLGVCRASGYLPGRSGNCEKSNDPDCCEDGKKYPQYRCSPPVTASTKAVLTLNSFEKGKDGGGPSECDNAYHSDEEKVVALSTGWFSNMARCGHRIKISANGNSVYAKVVDECDSVHGCDDEHNFEPPCDNNIVDASPAVWDALGLDQSLGMVDITWSEE; translated from the coding sequence ATGGTCTCTGCCAGAGCTGCAGCCGCCATGGCGATCTTCGTCCTGGTTGCTCTCTCCACCTCCCACATGGCGTTCTCCctccgccccggcgccggcctcggcgTGTGCCGCGCCAGCGGCTACCTCCCCGGCCGGTCCGGCAACTGCGAGAAGAGCAACGACCCGGACTGCTGCGAGGACGGCAAGAAGTACCCGCAGTACCGCTGCTCGCCACCGGTGACGGCGAGCACCAAGGCCGTGCTGACGCTCAACAGCTTCGAGAAgggcaaggacggcggcggcccgtcGGAGTGCGACAACGCGTACCACAGCGACGAGGAGAAGGTGGTGGCGCTCTCCACGGGGTGGTTCAGCAACATGGCGCGCTGCGGGCACCGCATCAAGATCTCCGCCAACGGCAACTCCGTGTACGCCAAGGTGGTGGACGAGTGCGACTCCGTCCACGGCTGCGACGACGAGCACAACTTCGAGCCGCCCTGCGACAACAACATCGTCGACGCATCGCCGGCGGTCTGGGACGCCCTGGGGCTCGACCAGAGCCTCGGCATGGTGGACATCACATGGTCCGAGGAGTGA
- the LOC101771365 gene encoding uncharacterized protein LOC101771365, with the protein MVSARAAAAMAIFVLVALSTSHMAFSLRPGAGLGVCRASGYLPGRSGNCEKSNDPDCCEDGKKYPQYRCSPPVTASTKAVLTLNSFEKGKDGGGPSECDNAYHSDEEKVVALSTGWFSNMARCGHRIKISANGNSVYAKVVDECDSVHGCDDEHNFEPPCDNNIVDASPAVWDALGLDQSLGMVDITWSDVCRASGYLPGRSGNCEKSNDPDCCEDGKKYPQYRCSPPVTASTKAVLTLNSFEKGKDGGGPSECDNAYHSDEEKVVALSTGWFSNMARCGHRIKISANGNSVYAKVVDECDSVHGCDDEHNFEPPCDNNIVDASPAVWDALGLDQSLGMVDITWSEE; encoded by the exons ATGGTCTCTGCCAGAGCTGCAGCCGCCATGGCGATCTTCGTCCTGGTTGCTCTCTCCACCTCCCACATGGCGTTCTCCctccgccccggcgccggcctcggcgTGTGCCGCGCCAGCGGCTACCTCCCCGGCCGGTCCGGCAACTGCGAGAAGAGCAACGACCCGGACTGCTGCGAGGACGGCAAGAAGTACCCGCAGTaccgctgctcgccgccggtgaCGGCGAGCACCAAGGCCGTGCTGACGCTCAACAGCTTCGAGAAgggcaaggacggcggcggcccgtcGGAGTGCGACAACGCGTACCACAGCGACGAGGAGAAGGTGGTGGCGCTCTCCACGGGGTGGTTCAGCAACATGGCGCGCTGCGGGCACCGCATCAAGATCTCCGCCAACGGCAACTCCGTGTACGCCAAGGTGGTGGACGAGTGCGACTCCGTCCACGGCTGCGACGACGAGCACAACTTCGAGCCGCCCTGCGACAACAACATCGTCGACGCATCGCCGGCGGTCTGGGACGCCCTGGGGCTCGACCAGAGCCTCGGCATGGTGGACATCACATGGTCCGA cgTGTGCCGCGCCAGCGGCTACCTCCCCGGCCGGTCCGGCAACTGCGAGAAGAGCAACGACCCGGACTGCTGCGAGGACGGCAAGAAGTACCCGCAGTaccgctgctcgccgccggtgaCGGCGAGCACCAAGGCCGTGCTGACGCTCAACAGCTTCGAGAAgggcaaggacggcggcggcccgtcGGAGTGCGACAACGCGTACCACAGCGACGAGGAGAAGGTGGTGGCGCTCTCCACGGGGTGGTTCAGCAACATGGCGCGCTGCGGGCACCGCATCAAGATCTCCGCCAACGGCAACTCCGTGTACGCCAAGGTGGTGGACGAGTGCGACTCCGTCCACGGCTGCGACGACGAGCACAACTTCGAGCCGCCCTGCGACAACAACATCGTCGACGCATCGCCGGCGGTCTGGGACGCCCTGGGGCTCGACCAGAGCCTCGGCATGGTGGACATCACATGGTCCGAGGAGTGA